From Fibrobacter sp. UWR2, the proteins below share one genomic window:
- a CDS encoding complex I subunit 1 family protein produces the protein MVPRVAEFLPASLQSDTLNSIVAFLVNALICVVAVCAVNIGSAPILIYMERKVCAHVQCRLGPMRLGWHGTIQTIADVLKMLFKEVYAPSGADKLMFYLAPLIVLIAPFIVCALIPFGRNLVVADVSMGIPLIIAVNGFGVLGILLGGWSSNNKYSLLGALRSGAQMISYEISFAMILLFVVMISGSTNLMGITLGQDGTIADWWIFKIPVLGIIAFILFFISSTAEMNRAPFDIAEAEQELTGGYHTEYNGTPFAMFYLAEYIALVTNSALATTCFLGGFLPPCIGVAFVDNYLNMVPGVVWFFAKVFFMIWCYMMVRWTFVRPRVDQLMDFEWKFLLPVNLVLLVAGAAYIVVCG, from the coding sequence ATGGTCCCGCGAGTAGCGGAATTCTTGCCAGCAAGTCTCCAGAGCGATACGCTCAACAGCATTGTCGCATTCCTGGTAAACGCGCTCATTTGCGTCGTCGCGGTATGTGCAGTGAACATCGGGTCGGCCCCGATACTCATCTACATGGAACGCAAGGTATGTGCACACGTGCAATGCAGGCTTGGCCCCATGCGCCTCGGCTGGCACGGTACAATCCAGACCATCGCCGACGTGCTCAAGATGCTCTTCAAGGAAGTCTATGCCCCAAGCGGCGCAGACAAGCTCATGTTCTACCTTGCGCCGCTTATCGTGCTTATCGCCCCCTTCATCGTATGCGCGCTCATCCCCTTCGGCAGGAATCTCGTCGTCGCCGACGTCTCGATGGGCATTCCGCTTATCATCGCGGTGAACGGCTTCGGTGTGCTGGGCATCTTGCTTGGCGGCTGGAGCAGCAACAATAAGTATTCCCTGCTCGGCGCGCTCCGTAGCGGCGCCCAAATGATCAGCTACGAAATTTCGTTTGCGATGATCCTCCTGTTCGTCGTGATGATTTCGGGTTCCACGAACCTCATGGGTATCACGCTCGGGCAAGATGGTACAATCGCCGACTGGTGGATCTTCAAGATTCCCGTACTCGGGATTATCGCTTTCATCCTTTTCTTCATCTCGAGTACCGCCGAAATGAACCGCGCACCCTTCGACATCGCCGAAGCGGAGCAAGAACTTACGGGCGGCTACCATACGGAATACAACGGCACACCGTTCGCCATGTTCTACCTCGCCGAATACATCGCACTCGTGACGAACTCGGCTCTTGCCACCACGTGCTTCCTCGGGGGGTTCCTTCCGCCCTGCATCGGAGTTGCTTTTGTTGACAACTATCTCAACATGGTTCCTGGAGTCGTGTGGTTCTTCGCGAAAGTATTCTTCATGATCTGGTGCTACATGATGGTCCGCTGGACGTTCGTACGCCCGCGCGTGGACCAACTCATGGACTTTGAATGGAAATTTTTGTTGCCCGTGAACCTCGTGCTGCTTGTCGCCGGTGCGGCATACATTGTGGTCTGTGGTTAG
- a CDS encoding NADH-quinone oxidoreductase subunit J, whose protein sequence is MFPNLALPNLQLPDIPLAFPMGGMDIAFYVVAAIMLFTAVCTVAVKNILQSAVFLIFSFVATAILYLLLHAEFIALAQVMVYVGGVVIFVVFTILLTSHLGEDAFTTKIPRVFAAFALSVAFVFIMIKCILPTPELASGTVSAPENYSGLEPIAMRLLGYGPDGFIIPFEVVSVLLLMTLICAITVARKTKDEVEKEKAVQQ, encoded by the coding sequence ATGTTTCCGAATCTAGCCTTACCGAACCTGCAATTGCCAGACATTCCTCTCGCCTTCCCCATGGGAGGCATGGACATCGCATTCTACGTAGTTGCCGCCATCATGCTGTTTACCGCCGTCTGTACTGTCGCGGTGAAGAACATCCTGCAAAGCGCCGTGTTCCTGATTTTCAGCTTTGTGGCAACCGCCATCCTCTACCTGCTCCTGCATGCTGAATTCATCGCGCTTGCCCAGGTAATGGTCTACGTGGGTGGCGTCGTCATCTTCGTGGTGTTCACCATCCTCTTGACAAGTCACCTCGGCGAAGACGCCTTCACGACAAAGATTCCGCGAGTATTTGCAGCCTTCGCGCTATCGGTCGCCTTCGTGTTCATCATGATTAAGTGCATCTTGCCGACTCCAGAACTTGCGAGCGGAACCGTCAGCGCACCGGAAAACTATTCAGGGCTCGAGCCCATAGCCATGCGCCTGCTCGGCTATGGGCCAGACGGCTTCATCATTCCATTTGAGGTCGTCAGCGTGCTCCTCTTGATGACGCTCATCTGCGCCATTACCGTTGCCCGCAAGACAAAGGACGAAGTCGAAAAAGAAAAGGCGGTACAGCAATGA
- the nuoL gene encoding NADH-quinone oxidoreductase subunit L encodes MINDVTLGYLIFLCPLLTFVINGLFVGNKNANAAAAIAVTLNGVSALSAILVAVHYFCSTFAPQKAILFEYTFIPFVDDLVARIGMLVDPLSVMMLVVVTFISLMVNIYSIGYMREDRAEGRFFALLSLFSFSMLGLVVATNLFQMFIFWELVGVSSYLLIGFWYHKPSAVSASKQAFILTRFADSFFLLGIVLVSYVVGSFDFSQINGISLFSFRTETINLGLTEMTRANALVLGSILIFTGGWGKSAMFPMHIWLPNAMEGPTPVSSIIHSATMVVAGVYLVARLFPFFAACGNTLTIIMWVGAFTMVFAAVIACTQKDIKRILAYSTLSQLGYMMFALGACKIGQAVITTGWTASTFHIFTHAFFKCSLFLIAGSLIHQVHTNDLDAMGGLRKKMPVTYVCSLISILAISGIPPFSGFFSKDEIILAAFQGHHYVVFGLALLTSGLTTFYMFRLFFLAFHGKPRHEGVKAGHVHEDPAMTLPIVVLAIPALLSGILGMVVFEKYFTPDKLHVPTLLRVSHAEWLPYVAVGIAIVALLIAWFLYARPKAKIERALDETNRCGLYKVVYHKFYFDEIYYTVVRQFIFGGIARISRAFNDYVIEGLLAFSVWFIHKLGDLVRTAQVGYLPFYLGTLIVGVLLWRFFGQLPL; translated from the coding sequence ATGATTAACGACGTCACTCTCGGTTACCTAATTTTCCTCTGTCCGCTCCTGACATTCGTCATCAACGGGCTGTTCGTCGGCAACAAGAATGCAAATGCAGCCGCAGCCATCGCCGTCACCCTCAACGGTGTATCGGCGCTTTCCGCCATTCTCGTCGCGGTCCACTACTTCTGCTCAACATTCGCCCCGCAGAAGGCGATACTCTTCGAGTACACCTTCATTCCTTTCGTCGATGACCTGGTCGCAAGAATCGGCATGCTCGTCGACCCGCTTTCGGTGATGATGCTCGTCGTCGTCACGTTCATCAGCCTCATGGTGAACATCTACAGCATCGGCTACATGCGCGAGGACCGCGCCGAGGGGCGTTTCTTTGCCTTGCTCTCGCTGTTCAGTTTTTCCATGCTCGGGCTCGTCGTCGCGACAAACCTGTTCCAGATGTTTATCTTCTGGGAACTCGTGGGTGTGTCCAGCTACCTGCTCATTGGTTTCTGGTACCACAAGCCCTCCGCCGTGAGCGCCTCCAAGCAGGCGTTCATCCTCACACGCTTCGCCGACAGTTTCTTCCTGCTAGGCATCGTGCTCGTGAGCTATGTCGTGGGCTCGTTCGATTTTTCCCAGATTAACGGCATTTCGCTATTCTCGTTCCGTACGGAAACCATCAATCTCGGGCTTACCGAGATGACTCGGGCAAATGCGCTCGTACTCGGTTCCATTCTTATCTTTACCGGCGGTTGGGGCAAGTCGGCCATGTTCCCGATGCATATCTGGCTCCCGAACGCGATGGAAGGCCCGACCCCGGTCAGTTCCATCATCCATAGCGCGACCATGGTGGTTGCGGGCGTCTACCTTGTGGCGCGACTGTTCCCGTTCTTTGCCGCCTGTGGCAACACCCTCACCATCATTATGTGGGTGGGCGCCTTCACGATGGTTTTCGCTGCCGTCATCGCCTGCACACAGAAAGACATCAAGCGCATTCTCGCCTACTCCACGCTTTCGCAACTCGGCTATATGATGTTCGCGCTCGGCGCCTGCAAGATTGGCCAGGCAGTCATCACCACGGGCTGGACTGCAAGCACATTCCATATCTTTACGCACGCATTCTTCAAGTGCAGCCTGTTCCTTATTGCGGGCAGCCTCATCCACCAGGTCCATACAAACGACCTTGACGCGATGGGCGGTCTCCGCAAGAAGATGCCCGTCACCTATGTCTGCTCGCTCATCTCAATACTTGCGATTTCGGGCATTCCGCCGTTCTCCGGGTTCTTCTCGAAGGACGAAATCATCCTCGCGGCATTCCAAGGGCACCACTACGTGGTATTCGGCCTTGCGCTCCTCACAAGCGGGCTCACGACGTTCTACATGTTCCGTCTGTTCTTCCTCGCCTTCCACGGGAAACCGCGCCACGAGGGTGTCAAGGCGGGCCACGTGCACGAAGATCCCGCAATGACACTCCCGATCGTCGTACTCGCCATTCCGGCGCTCCTCTCAGGTATCCTCGGCATGGTCGTCTTCGAAAAATATTTCACTCCAGACAAGTTGCACGTACCTACCCTGCTAAGAGTCAGCCATGCGGAATGGCTTCCGTATGTCGCCGTCGGCATCGCAATCGTCGCGTTGCTTATCGCATGGTTCCTGTATGCCCGTCCTAAGGCAAAAATCGAGCGCGCACTCGACGAAACAAACCGTTGCGGCCTCTACAAGGTCGTCTACCACAAGTTCTACTTCGACGAAATCTACTACACCGTCGTACGCCAGTTCATATTCGGTGGCATTGCCCGCATATCGCGTGCATTCAACGACTATGTTATCGAAGGGCTCCTCGCATTCTCCGTCTGGTTCATCCACAAGTTGGGCGACCTTGTGCGCACGGCACAGGTAGGTTACCTTCCCTTCTATCTCGGCACACTGATTGTGGGCGTTCTCCTCTGGCGATTCTTCGGCCAGCTTCCCCTGTAG
- a CDS encoding NADH-quinone oxidoreductase subunit A — MSEYIILSIFLFLGAFIAAAATVTGLLLGYRTRNTKNKMAPYECGMETIGNARIQFKVGYYLFALLFLVFDIEALFLFPVMMNFKEIMAGHTALSPVIVLIDLAIFIAILVSGLAYAWKKGILKWE; from the coding sequence ATGTCTGAATATATCATCCTATCAATATTCCTTTTCCTGGGCGCGTTCATCGCCGCTGCGGCGACCGTCACCGGGCTTCTGCTCGGCTACAGGACTAGGAACACCAAGAACAAGATGGCGCCCTATGAATGCGGCATGGAGACCATCGGTAACGCCCGCATCCAGTTCAAGGTGGGCTACTACCTGTTCGCGCTCCTGTTTCTCGTATTCGACATCGAAGCGCTGTTCCTCTTCCCCGTCATGATGAACTTCAAGGAAATCATGGCTGGCCACACGGCACTTTCGCCCGTCATTGTCCTTATCGACCTCGCAATTTTCATAGCCATCCTCGTTTCCGGCCTTGCCTACGCCTGGAAAAAAGGAATCCTCAAATGGGAATAG
- a CDS encoding NADH-quinone oxidoreductase subunit D, with amino-acid sequence MTAQLPPGFRIQRETNTEEFFINMGPQHPSTHGALRLALRMDGETIVEVVPHFGYIHRGMEKQAESMSYLQYIALSDRQDYLTAIQNNLGVVIALEKGMNVGVPERGEYIRVMLQELGRIASHLVFYGCFGGDLGGQTCLLFGFKEREMIHDILEEVTGSRLTTNYFRPGGSRADVPDTFVPRVKAFLDHLEDAMRDYERFLSKNIIVLERSIGIGVLTKEDAIAYGCSGPVLRASGVNFDVRRMNPYSIYDQFDFEVPVFHNGDCYDRYKIRIAEIHESMKILRQCVDKFPKEGPWRSKEKPVRLPEGRYYSEIETAKGLYATYVVAATTGEKPYRIHTRGPSFPHIAALNKMAQGHKISDLVTIMATLDPVIPEIDR; translated from the coding sequence ATGACCGCACAGTTGCCTCCAGGATTCCGCATCCAGCGCGAAACCAATACCGAAGAATTCTTCATCAACATGGGTCCCCAGCACCCGAGTACGCACGGTGCGCTGCGCCTTGCGCTGCGCATGGATGGCGAAACGATTGTGGAAGTCGTCCCGCACTTTGGATACATCCACCGTGGCATGGAAAAGCAGGCGGAATCGATGAGTTACCTGCAATACATTGCACTTAGTGACCGCCAGGACTACCTTACGGCCATTCAGAACAACCTGGGGGTTGTGATTGCGCTAGAAAAAGGCATGAACGTCGGCGTGCCCGAAAGGGGCGAATACATCCGCGTGATGCTCCAGGAACTCGGCCGCATCGCATCTCACCTGGTGTTCTACGGCTGCTTCGGCGGTGACCTGGGCGGGCAAACCTGCCTCCTGTTCGGGTTCAAGGAACGCGAGATGATCCATGACATCCTCGAAGAGGTCACCGGATCGCGCCTCACCACCAATTATTTCAGGCCGGGCGGAAGCCGGGCCGACGTACCGGACACGTTCGTCCCGCGCGTCAAGGCGTTCCTCGACCACCTCGAAGACGCGATGCGCGACTACGAGCGTTTCCTCTCCAAGAACATCATCGTGCTCGAAAGAAGCATCGGCATCGGCGTGCTTACCAAGGAAGACGCTATCGCCTATGGATGCTCAGGCCCGGTGCTGCGCGCCAGCGGAGTGAACTTCGACGTTCGCCGCATGAACCCCTACAGCATCTACGACCAGTTCGACTTCGAAGTTCCCGTATTCCATAACGGTGACTGCTACGACCGCTACAAGATCCGCATCGCCGAAATCCACGAGTCCATGAAGATCCTGCGGCAGTGTGTAGACAAGTTCCCCAAAGAAGGTCCCTGGCGCAGCAAGGAAAAGCCGGTGCGACTTCCCGAGGGCCGCTACTACAGCGAAATCGAGACGGCGAAGGGCCTGTACGCCACATACGTGGTCGCAGCCACTACCGGCGAGAAGCCCTACCGCATCCACACGCGTGGGCCTAGTTTCCCGCATATTGCAGCACTCAACAAGATGGCACAGGGTCACAAGATATCTGACCTCGTAACCATCATGGCAACCCTCGACCCCGTCATTCCCGAAATTGACAGGTAG
- a CDS encoding NADH-quinone oxidoreductase subunit C has translation MDRYREAAKTWAALEEMKDEQMAEARAKFKEEHPDYKSAFKPIRVKKEDFPEVPRVPFKRFGLTQSELFAKLREKFPKVTVHTHSEDPIEDVVAAIPADRPLEVMVEPEDYLPIVEFVKSSPEFSMDYLIDVTAIDYDDHFDMVTMLRSLEHGHKLFLCVQTKKDFSIPEEKRPTSLLASVKSISHLYPGAEVKEREVYDMFGINFEGHPDQRRIFLDKDFVGYPLRKDFTHPEMIRRPV, from the coding sequence ATGGACCGCTACCGCGAAGCCGCAAAGACCTGGGCCGCCCTCGAAGAAATGAAGGACGAACAGATGGCGGAAGCCCGCGCGAAGTTCAAGGAAGAGCACCCGGACTACAAGAGCGCCTTCAAGCCCATCCGCGTGAAGAAGGAAGATTTTCCGGAAGTACCTCGCGTACCGTTCAAGAGGTTCGGCCTTACACAGTCCGAACTGTTCGCGAAGCTGCGCGAAAAATTTCCTAAGGTCACGGTGCACACCCACAGCGAAGACCCGATTGAAGACGTCGTGGCGGCAATCCCCGCCGACCGTCCGCTCGAAGTGATGGTAGAACCCGAAGACTACCTGCCAATTGTGGAATTCGTGAAGAGTTCCCCCGAATTCAGCATGGACTACCTCATCGACGTGACTGCCATTGACTACGACGACCATTTCGACATGGTGACAATGTTGCGCAGTCTCGAACACGGACACAAACTCTTCCTCTGCGTGCAGACGAAGAAGGACTTCAGCATTCCCGAAGAAAAACGGCCAACATCGCTCCTCGCAAGCGTCAAGAGCATCAGCCATCTCTACCCGGGCGCCGAAGTCAAGGAACGCGAAGTCTACGACATGTTCGGCATCAACTTCGAAGGTCACCCCGACCAGCGTCGCATATTCCTCGACAAAGATTTCGTAGGCTACCCGCTGCGCAAGGACTTCACGCACCCGGAAATGATCAGGAGGCCCGTATGA
- a CDS encoding 4Fe-4S binding protein, with product MQENITLIQYFKRYFKRCITGPWSLMCGLSVSLKYFFDPRRIVTEQYPENRKTLKMHERFRGRLEMIEDEEGNNRCTACGMCERACPNASINVLSTKNIAGKKVLGRYVYHFASCTQCGLCVEACPFGAIRMNQDFEVATTDPNSLEMILNKKEGQG from the coding sequence ATGCAAGAGAATATCACCTTAATCCAGTATTTCAAGCGCTACTTCAAGCGCTGCATCACGGGGCCGTGGAGTCTCATGTGCGGGCTTTCCGTTTCGCTCAAGTACTTCTTTGACCCGAGGCGCATTGTTACGGAGCAGTATCCGGAAAATCGCAAGACCCTAAAGATGCATGAACGCTTCCGCGGCCGCCTCGAAATGATAGAGGACGAAGAGGGCAACAACCGCTGCACCGCCTGCGGCATGTGCGAACGCGCCTGTCCGAATGCAAGCATCAACGTTCTTTCGACAAAGAACATTGCCGGCAAGAAGGTGTTGGGCCGCTACGTCTATCACTTCGCTAGTTGCACGCAATGCGGTCTCTGCGTAGAGGCCTGCCCCTTCGGAGCCATCCGCATGAACCAGGATTTCGAGGTAGCGACAACCGATCCGAATTCGCTCGAAATGATCTTGAACAAGAAGGAGGGACAAGGATAA
- the nuoK gene encoding NADH-quinone oxidoreductase subunit NuoK has product MNLMNCLILAFLLFGIGVWGLMRRRHLIGMLISIELMLNAANINFISFAYFTAHDATAGALFSIFVIAVTACEMAIALAIIVTMYRRHKSLDVDQLRDLHD; this is encoded by the coding sequence ATGAATTTAATGAACTGCCTGATTCTCGCCTTCCTGTTGTTCGGTATCGGCGTCTGGGGTCTTATGCGCAGGCGTCACCTCATCGGCATGCTCATCTCTATCGAGCTCATGCTGAACGCGGCGAACATCAACTTTATCAGTTTTGCCTATTTCACCGCGCACGATGCCACGGCGGGTGCGCTCTTCAGTATTTTCGTCATCGCCGTCACGGCATGCGAAATGGCAATCGCCCTTGCCATTATCGTCACCATGTACCGTCGCCATAAGAGCCTTGACGTAGACCAGTTGAGGGACCTCCATGATTAA
- a CDS encoding bifunctional (p)ppGpp synthetase/guanosine-3',5'-bis(diphosphate) 3'-pyrophosphohydrolase: MKTVDLTPNQEHIVDVLIKKNPNLDRRVLRNAVAFIADAHDGQYRKSGMPYTEHPFEVAKILAELKQDQPTVLAGLLHDVVEDTQHTLVEIAEEFGEETAFMVDAVTKITAAQEHNKTAQKAETYRKLITAMAKDPRVIMIKIADRIHNMRTMRYMKPEKRRSIAQETLDIYVPLTHRFGLYKLKTELEDLSFKYVNPDEYQKIVDALIENKEKREKYVQSVIGPLQIKMALEDFDCTIQGRTKNIYSIYNKMISRDCQFEDIFDIFAIRIIVETIPECYLALGYVHNLWTPMQSRFKDYIATPKPNLYQSIHTTVIGPENKMVEVQIRTKDMDLTAEKGFAAHWAYKMETQHEGEELAWLDHMVKLQSEISDSKEYLDFLKVDLKPEGMTVFTPKGASIELPEGSTVLDFAFAIHTELGLHCIGARINEEVVSLDKVVTHGATIQVLKSPSQEPSPEWLDIVKTVKAKQELRRWMKTSIIQQSRSLGKEIWTRELRLAKVEKDKRPSEDEIRKYFGTLSMDDFYERVGQGELPLQDIHRFITGGSSLPKEMALRFFPTFGSDKKAVPEEMPLQIGQETSLVIHFADCCAPLPGDAIVGILRPKIGIEVHNRACTNLKNFPAEQQIAVAWSADVSKPFMTHLTIDTDNRKNITLDVLEQLKGSDVSLDRMSVASAQSTGRIRMEFKAFRTEQVDSIITKIKQISGVREVSKA; this comes from the coding sequence ATGAAAACAGTGGACCTGACACCGAATCAGGAGCACATAGTCGACGTGCTCATCAAGAAGAACCCGAACCTCGACCGTCGGGTCCTTAGGAACGCTGTTGCCTTCATCGCAGACGCCCACGACGGGCAATACCGCAAGAGCGGCATGCCCTATACCGAGCATCCCTTCGAAGTCGCAAAGATTCTCGCCGAACTCAAACAAGACCAGCCAACCGTGCTCGCAGGCCTGCTCCACGACGTAGTCGAGGATACGCAGCACACGCTCGTAGAAATTGCGGAGGAATTCGGTGAAGAGACCGCGTTCATGGTGGACGCCGTCACGAAAATTACCGCTGCACAAGAGCACAACAAGACTGCGCAGAAGGCGGAAACCTACCGCAAGCTCATCACTGCGATGGCAAAGGACCCGCGGGTCATCATGATCAAGATCGCCGACCGCATCCACAACATGCGGACCATGCGCTACATGAAGCCCGAAAAGCGCCGTTCCATCGCGCAGGAAACGCTCGACATTTACGTGCCCCTCACCCACAGGTTCGGCTTGTACAAGCTCAAGACCGAACTCGAGGACCTGAGTTTCAAGTATGTCAATCCGGACGAATACCAGAAGATAGTCGACGCGCTTATCGAAAACAAGGAAAAGCGCGAGAAGTACGTCCAGTCCGTCATAGGCCCGCTGCAAATCAAGATGGCCCTCGAAGACTTCGACTGCACCATCCAGGGCCGCACCAAGAACATCTACAGCATCTACAACAAGATGATCAGTCGTGATTGCCAGTTCGAGGACATTTTCGACATTTTCGCCATCCGCATCATCGTGGAGACGATTCCCGAATGCTACCTGGCGCTGGGCTACGTCCACAACCTGTGGACCCCGATGCAAAGCCGTTTCAAGGACTACATCGCGACCCCGAAGCCAAACCTGTACCAGAGCATCCACACCACGGTCATCGGGCCGGAGAACAAGATGGTCGAAGTCCAGATCCGCACTAAGGACATGGACCTGACCGCCGAGAAGGGATTCGCCGCGCACTGGGCCTACAAGATGGAAACCCAGCACGAGGGCGAAGAACTCGCCTGGCTCGACCACATGGTCAAGCTGCAGTCCGAAATCTCGGACTCCAAGGAATACCTCGACTTTTTGAAGGTGGACCTGAAGCCGGAAGGCATGACCGTGTTTACCCCGAAGGGAGCCTCCATCGAACTGCCGGAAGGCTCCACTGTGCTCGACTTCGCGTTCGCCATCCATACGGAACTGGGCCTGCACTGCATCGGTGCCCGCATCAACGAAGAGGTTGTGAGCCTCGACAAGGTCGTGACCCACGGAGCGACCATCCAGGTACTCAAGAGCCCGAGCCAGGAACCGAGCCCCGAATGGCTAGATATCGTCAAGACGGTCAAGGCCAAGCAGGAACTGCGCCGCTGGATGAAGACCAGCATCATACAGCAGTCCCGTAGCCTCGGAAAGGAAATCTGGACGCGCGAGCTCAGGCTTGCAAAAGTCGAGAAGGACAAGCGCCCCAGCGAGGACGAAATCCGCAAGTACTTCGGAACGCTCTCGATGGACGACTTCTACGAGCGCGTCGGCCAGGGTGAACTGCCCCTGCAGGACATCCACAGGTTCATTACGGGCGGGAGTTCTCTCCCCAAGGAAATGGCGCTCCGGTTCTTCCCGACATTCGGAAGCGACAAGAAGGCCGTCCCTGAGGAAATGCCCCTGCAGATTGGCCAGGAAACAAGCCTCGTGATCCATTTCGCGGATTGCTGTGCACCGCTCCCCGGAGACGCGATTGTCGGCATCCTCAGGCCAAAGATTGGAATCGAGGTGCACAACCGCGCGTGCACGAACCTCAAAAACTTCCCAGCGGAGCAGCAAATTGCAGTCGCATGGAGCGCCGATGTCTCGAAGCCCTTCATGACGCACCTCACTATCGATACGGACAACCGTAAGAACATCACCCTCGATGTCTTGGAACAGCTGAAGGGGTCCGACGTGTCGCTTGACCGCATGAGTGTCGCTAGCGCACAGTCTACGGGCCGTATCCGCATGGAATTCAAGGCTTTCCGCACGGAGCAGGTCGATTCCATCATCACGAAGATCAAGCAGATTTCCGGCGTAAGGGAGGTTTCTAAAGCATGA